From the genome of Planktothrix serta PCC 8927, one region includes:
- a CDS encoding glycosyltransferase family 39 protein, with amino-acid sequence MTFNPQTSPLGSLPIHKIRSWLPITLILLLATILYLYQLGTEPLWQDEYYSVRDAEDFNILNPGVRPLYFILLQFWMNFGKSDAWLRGLSVIFGIGNVFLTYQIGRRTAGEIIGIISAFLLTLSPIFIFHAQEVRMYSMSTFLALLGTLILIEALEHLNIKWLILWAIARVLTTLTSPLNILILFPDLVIIAWRYRNQRRVLLSIGICLFLTGLLIIPSSVAILNVAPKFFGDWVADLSPINLKTVLSTPEVFTVDAPSSRELSKGMAVFFKLYSILLLGLMTVSLYYIIKHRIQPLLWIVAWAFLPPLPILLMSYAFANIWFPRYLLFVAPYFFILLAIGFIQIFYRWRYLAAVIGIYYLIAVGWGLTHYYTTSDRVNWSAISQVITSQEKPGDVIIYSRTPRNVQKPNPLSRYYQGQIPIELQVNVCAETVAKKQPVSDAKTVKITPLSNLLSTHSRFWVLCEAFDERVFNNFVSNQFKTQEHQTFKTGFEPLQLFLLVPKSSETPPKITPQTGNPNPNSPEKI; translated from the coding sequence ATTATAGTGTACGGGATGCTGAAGATTTTAATATTCTCAATCCTGGTGTGCGTCCCCTCTATTTTATCTTGTTACAATTTTGGATGAATTTTGGTAAAAGTGATGCCTGGTTACGGGGGTTATCCGTCATTTTTGGCATTGGTAATGTGTTTCTGACTTATCAAATTGGTCGTCGCACAGCCGGAGAAATTATTGGGATTATCTCCGCTTTTTTACTAACCCTTTCACCCATCTTTATTTTTCATGCTCAAGAAGTTAGAATGTATAGTATGAGTACATTTCTAGCTCTCCTTGGTACGCTAATTTTGATTGAAGCGTTAGAACATTTAAACATCAAGTGGCTAATTTTATGGGCAATAGCCAGGGTATTAACAACATTAACCAGTCCCCTCAATATTCTGATATTATTTCCTGACTTAGTGATTATTGCTTGGAGATATCGAAATCAACGACGGGTGTTATTATCCATTGGAATTTGCCTATTTCTGACCGGACTTTTAATAATTCCTTCCTCCGTGGCGATTCTGAATGTAGCCCCTAAATTTTTTGGAGATTGGGTTGCTGATTTATCCCCGATTAATCTCAAAACTGTGCTTTCAACCCCGGAAGTTTTTACCGTTGATGCCCCCAGTTCTAGAGAATTAAGCAAGGGAATGGCAGTCTTTTTTAAACTCTATAGCATCCTGTTACTGGGTTTAATGACTGTTTCCCTCTATTACATCATCAAACATCGAATTCAACCCTTATTATGGATTGTGGCATGGGCTTTTTTACCCCCCCTTCCTATCCTGTTAATGTCCTACGCTTTTGCTAATATCTGGTTTCCTCGATATCTCTTGTTTGTAGCCCCTTATTTTTTCATCTTGTTAGCAATAGGATTTATCCAAATTTTTTATCGCTGGCGTTATCTTGCAGCCGTCATCGGGATTTACTATTTGATTGCTGTGGGTTGGGGTTTAACCCATTACTATACAACATCAGACCGAGTTAATTGGTCAGCCATTAGCCAAGTGATTACCAGCCAGGAAAAACCTGGGGATGTGATTATTTATTCTCGGACTCCTAGAAATGTTCAAAAACCCAATCCCTTATCTCGTTACTATCAAGGTCAAATACCCATCGAATTGCAAGTTAATGTATGTGCAGAAACCGTTGCCAAAAAACAACCCGTTTCAGACGCAAAAACTGTAAAAATTACACCCCTATCCAATCTATTATCAACTCATTCCCGATTTTGGGTACTTTGTGAAGCGTTTGATGAAAGAGTCTTTAATAACTTTGTTTCTAACCAGTTTAAAACTCAAGAACATCAAACCTTTAAAACGGGCTTTGAACCCTTACAACTCTTTCTATTAGTTCCTAAATCTTCGGAAACGCCCCCAAAAATTACCCCACAGACAGGGAATCCCAACCCTAACAGCCCAGAGAAAATCTAA
- a CDS encoding EAL domain-containing protein, whose protein sequence is MSFTMLDEMINLQNSIIPACAVVTPDTPLLQALMAMNEANKKQCLLSESPHLAENSAVYSQSPGCVLVMENEALVGILTERDTVKLAVKGQNLSQTTVKQIMTKPVITLNREEFTDVFVAYNMMRRFQIRHLPILNQQKKVLGLVTLSSLRQVLNHHHFLRFRQVSEVMTRQVMTVYPFTPVREVAQILAQYNISCIVVVVEQEGMLYPVGIVTERDILQLQALELNLQHLTAEAVMSSPLFSIKSTEPLSLAQQILQKHKIRRLAVVGEQGELQGIITESNLVQVLDPLELYGILEILERKVVQLEECRIILLTKQDLELAKALKNNEFKLYYQPQVDLKTGEIVGAEALIRWISPDKGNISPIEFIPIAENTGLIVPLGQWVLKTACTQAVDWKLAGLPPLQIAVNISAQQLEHEDFVADIIDILAQTGLDPKQLKLELTESVLVRNINLTLEKFKQLQELGIEIAIDDFGTGYASLSYIQNFLFDILKIDRCFIKDITQNHKNSAIVSAIIRLSRQLNFKVIAEGVETQLERDFLAHQGCDLIQGYLISPPLPFEQFCEFYSNRK, encoded by the coding sequence ATGAGTTTCACAATGCTCGATGAGATGATTAATCTTCAAAATTCGATTATTCCTGCTTGTGCGGTCGTTACACCCGATACACCTTTGTTACAGGCTCTGATGGCAATGAACGAGGCCAATAAAAAACAATGTTTACTTTCAGAGTCACCCCATCTGGCTGAAAACTCAGCCGTTTATTCTCAGTCCCCTGGATGTGTGTTGGTGATGGAAAATGAAGCATTAGTTGGGATTTTAACAGAACGGGATACGGTGAAATTAGCGGTTAAAGGGCAAAATCTGTCTCAAACAACGGTTAAACAGATTATGACTAAACCTGTGATTACCTTAAACCGTGAGGAATTTACGGATGTATTTGTGGCTTATAATATGATGCGCCGCTTTCAAATTCGCCACTTACCTATCCTGAATCAACAGAAAAAAGTTTTAGGTTTAGTCACCTTAAGTAGTTTGCGACAAGTTTTAAATCATCATCATTTTTTGAGGTTTCGCCAAGTTTCAGAAGTGATGACTCGTCAAGTAATGACGGTTTATCCCTTTACCCCAGTTCGAGAAGTTGCCCAAATTTTAGCTCAATATAATATTAGTTGTATTGTTGTTGTTGTTGAACAAGAAGGAATGTTATATCCAGTAGGAATTGTCACAGAACGAGATATTTTGCAACTGCAAGCTTTAGAATTAAATTTACAACATCTTACCGCCGAGGCTGTGATGAGTTCTCCTCTATTTTCGATTAAATCAACAGAACCTCTGTCTCTGGCCCAGCAAATTTTACAAAAACATAAAATTCGACGATTAGCCGTCGTGGGTGAACAAGGCGAATTACAGGGAATTATCACGGAAAGTAATTTAGTTCAGGTTTTAGACCCTTTAGAATTATATGGAATTTTAGAAATATTAGAACGAAAAGTTGTTCAATTAGAAGAATGTCGGATTATATTATTAACAAAACAAGATTTAGAATTAGCTAAAGCTTTAAAAAATAATGAATTTAAGCTTTATTATCAACCTCAAGTTGATTTAAAAACCGGGGAAATTGTCGGTGCAGAAGCATTAATTCGCTGGATATCGCCTGATAAGGGAAATATTTCACCTATCGAATTTATTCCGATTGCTGAAAATACAGGTTTGATTGTCCCCTTGGGTCAATGGGTATTAAAAACAGCTTGCACTCAAGCCGTTGACTGGAAATTGGCAGGACTTCCACCGCTTCAAATTGCTGTTAATATTTCGGCTCAACAGCTTGAACATGAGGATTTTGTTGCCGATATTATAGATATTTTAGCACAAACTGGGCTAGATCCTAAACAATTAAAATTAGAATTAACTGAAAGTGTGCTGGTTCGTAATATTAACTTAACGTTAGAAAAATTTAAACAATTACAGGAATTAGGAATTGAAATTGCTATTGATGATTTTGGAACGGGTTATGCTTCCTTAAGTTATATTCAAAATTTCTTGTTTGATATTTTAAAAATTGATCGCTGTTTTATTAAAGATATTACTCAAAATCATAAAAATTCTGCTATCGTTTCTGCTATTATTAGGCTGTCTCGTCAACTGAATTTTAAAGTGATTGCTGAAGGAGTCGAAACCCAATTAGAACGAGATTTTTTAGCTCACCAAGGTTGTGATCTAATTCAAGGCTATTTGATTAGTCCTCCTCTCCCCTTTGAACAATTTTGTGAGTTTTATTCTAATAGGAAATAG